TACAGCCCAAGCAGGTCTGGGCCACCTGGACCACCATCGAGCCCGGCTGCTACCTGGAAGGCGAGGCCCTGGCCAGTGTCCAGCCCTACGGCACCCATCCGCCGCTGGTGAACATGCTGGCCTTTGAGGGCAAGAGCGACAGCGAGATAGAGACGGCCATGCTGACTATCGCCGAGGAACTGGCCAAGCACCTGCAGATAGACCCGGAGAACATTTTCATCAAGTACGACGAGACCAGGTCCGGCCGGGTGTTCACTGGAGGGACGACCATCATCAAGACCAAGCACGGGAAATGAGATACCGGGGCTTTTCGCCACAAAGGCACAAAGACACAGAGGGTATTAAAAATAGTACAAAACGCTATAAATAATTTTCTTGGTGCCTTGGTGTCCCTTCGACTCGGCTCAGGGCATGCTTTGTGGCTATTAAAGGTCTAAATATGAAGATCATAAACCCCAAGGCATACGCCCTGCGGCTGATAGAACTGAAGCCCCGCAGCGTCCATGAGATCAGGGACAAGCTGGCCAAGAAGGGCATAGATAAGGCCGAGATCGAAGCGGTTGTCTCTGGCCTGGAGACCATCGGCCTTTTGGACGACGTGAAATTCGCCCGGGACTGGATCGAGAATCGACAGCATTTTAGACCTATGGGGGTCATCCGTCTGCGGCAGGAGCTCTTTGTCAAGGGGATAGATCGGGAGATAGTGGACCAGGCTATCGCCGATTACAAAAGCAACGCGGACGAGTTGCCTGCGGCCCTGGACCTGGCCCGGAGAAAGATGAAGCTGTACACCAAACTTGAGCCCGATGCCGCCAAACGCCGTTTGGCGGGGTTTCTGGCCCGAAGGGGGTACGAGGTTTCGGTAGTGTCCAAGGTCCTAAAGGAACTGCTGAAGGAAAATATTTTGGAATAAGCAATTCCATGTAAAAACATAATAACGACATTCTTTTTTGTTTTCTATGTAAATATTAATGTAGAAAGGTAATTATGATGGTTAAAATAGTTCAAACCACATTAACAATAGTCGGCATAATTATATTTTCAGGTTGTTCAAAAACAACTGAACCGACTCCTAATACTATTGAATGG
This genomic stretch from bacterium harbors:
- a CDS encoding regulatory protein RecX, which produces MKIINPKAYALRLIELKPRSVHEIRDKLAKKGIDKAEIEAVVSGLETIGLLDDVKFARDWIENRQHFRPMGVIRLRQELFVKGIDREIVDQAIADYKSNADELPAALDLARRKMKLYTKLEPDAAKRRLAGFLARRGYEVSVVSKVLKELLKENILE